The Tatumella ptyseos genome segment AGAAATGTTATTGGGTGAACAAACCAATGTGGGTTCAATCGATTTTATCCCTGGCGAAAATACGGAGACCTTAGTTAATAAATACCACAACCTGTTGTCACGCTTATCGACGGCAGAAGGCGTACTCTTTCTTACCGATACTTGGGGAGGTAGCCCTTTTAATGCGGCAACACGCTTAGCCACGACACAACCCGATTATAAAGTCATTGCTGGCGTTAATGTTCCAATGCTGATTGAAACCTTTATGGCGCGGGATGATGATCCTAGTCTTGAACAACTGATCGAAATAGCCCTCGAAGCAGGGAGAGAAGGGGTAAAAGCCTATCAACATCAGTCAGCAGCCAAAGTCGATTCACCGACACCCCATCTCGTCCCAGCGGCCCCCTCAACGTCTCAACAAGGTGTCATGCAATTCGGTTTAGTACGTATTGACGATCGATTAATTCATGGGCAAGTCGCGACGCGATGGACTAAGGAGACCAAGGTCTCACGCATTATCGTGGTGAGCGATGCGGTGGCGGCGGATGAGGTTCGTAAAACATTATTAAAACAGGTGGCTCCTCCAGGTGTTACGGCGCATGTGGTGGATATCGCTAAGATGCTGCGTGTTTATGCGAATCCAAAATATGCCGGGGAACGTGTCATGTTGTTATTTACCAATCCTACAGATGTATTACGTGTCGTCGAAGGTGGGGTAAAGATTGACTCGGTCAATATTGGTGGTATTGCGTACCGAGAGGGTAAAACCATGGTGACGAATGCCGTTTCTGTCGATCAACAGGATATCGATGCGTTCAAACAACTCGCGGCGATGGGTATTGAATTAGAGGTACGTAAAGTCTCTTCCGATACTCGAGTGGGGATGATGGATTTACTTAAAAAACGTTGAAGTTAAGGCGTTACGGCACATTAGCCTTAGGGGTAATTATAGAGGAGAGGGTCAATGGAGATTAGCACGCTTCAGATCGTACTGGTGTTTATCGTTGCTTGTATTGCTGGAATGGAATCTATACTCGACGAATTCCAATTTCATCGTCCGCTGGTGGCCTGTACGCTTATTGGTCTAGTGTTGGGAGATATTAAGTCGGGTATCATCATTGGCGGGACGCTAGAGATGATTGCCTTAGGTTGGATGAATATCGGGGCAGCGGTTGCGCCTGACGCGGCCCTTGCCTCCATTATCTCGACGATTTTGGTGATTGCGGGTCAACAGAGTATTGGCGCGGGTATAGCCTTGGCCATTCCTTTGGCTGCAGCAGGTCAGGTCTTTACCATCATCGTCCGCACCCTGACGGTCGGCTTTCAACATGCGGCTGACCGTGCGGCCAATAAAGGCCAGCTAACCTCGCTCTCTTGGATTCATGTCTCGGCGCTCTTTCTGCAAGCCATGCGGATTGCAATCCCCGCGTTGATTGTCGCCATCTCGGTCGGGACCAGCGAAGTCCAGTTGCTATTAAGTAAAATCCCGGAAGTGGTGACGAATGGGCTGAATATTGCGGGAGGGATGATCGTTGTGGTCGGTTACGCCATGGTCATTAATATGATGCGAGCCGGTTATCTCATGCCGTTCTTCTATCTGGGCTTTGTGACGGCCGCCTTTACTAATTTCAACCTAGTAGCCTTGGGGGTGATAGGTGCGGTGATGGCGATCCTCTATATCCAACTCAGCCCTAAATATAATCGTTCAGCAGCCACTTCCCCTGCCGCGTCGCAGGACATCGATAACGAATTGGATTAGGGGTAAAGATATGGTCGATAACACTCAGCTAACTGAAAAAAAACTGACGAAAAGTGATATTCGTGGCGTCTTTATACGTTCTAATTTATTTCAAGGTTCGTGGAATTTCGAGCGGATGCAAGCCCTGGGATTTTGTTTCTCAATGATCCCAGCAATAAAACGGCTTTATCCTGAAAATAATGATGCTCGGCGCCAAGCGATTAAACGCCACCTTGAGTTCTTTAATACCCATCCTTATGTCGCCGCACCGATTTTAGGGGTTACCCTCGCGATGGAAGAACAGCGAGCCAATGGTGCACCGATTGATGATGGGGCAATTAATGGCATTAAAGTGGGGTTAATGGGGCCCTTAGCCGGAGTGGGAGATCCCATCTACTGGGGAACGGTTCGCCCCGTTTTTGCCGCCTTAGGAGCAGGAATTGCCATGAGTGGTAGCCTTCTTGGTCCGATACTATTTTTTGTCCTCTTCAACGCGGTACGTCTACTGACCCGATATTATGGAATTGCCTATGGGTATCGAAAGGGCATTGATATCGTGAAGGATATGGGCGGCGGTTTTCTGCAGAAACTGACGGAAGGCGCATCGATCCTCGGCTTATTTGTATTAGGCGCGCTGGTTAATAAGTGGACGCATGTCAATATACCCTTAGTGGTGTCAAGAGTGCCTGACGCCGCGGGCGGCGAAACCGTCACCACAGTGCAAAATATTCTCGATCAGTTAATGCCTGGGCTGGTTCCTCTGCTACTCACCTTTGGCTGTATGTGGTTACTGCGTAATAAAGTGAATGCGCTATGGATTATCATGGGGTTCTTTATCATCGGTATTCTTGGCTATTGGTCTGGCTTACTGGGCGTTTAACCTATTGCCTCAGTGGGAAGCTGAGGCAACGTTTGGGGGAGGCATTATGACACTGCAGACAGTTATTCTCGGTATTATCGTGAGCCTCTGTTTAGCCTTAGCGGTCTACAGCGAGTGGCTAAGACCGTTGCGGTTTCCGTTGACGCAATGGACCATCCCTTTACGTCGATTATCACGTAAAGATTGGGCAATAGTCACTGTGCTGCTGCTGGTGGTATTTATTCAACAGTTGTTGCGCGCAGAGGGCTATCTGAACAGCGGATTACTGTTAGGGTTAATTTTGCTGGCACTTTGGTATGGTTGGATACGCCAACCCATCGCGCGGGTTAGCGCAGAGGGAATAGTGATTCATGGACAATTTATTCGCTTGGCCCATATTCAGCGTTATCACCTTACCGCAGAAGGATCGTTGATTCTGACAGTGGCAGGGCAGCAGGTCACTCTCAGCGTCCAACATGCCGACGATTTGCAACGTCTTTATCAGCATATTATTGCGCAGCCTAATCAATAACCTTTACTCAGGGGCAAACTAAGCAAGATTCTTTGCTGCAATCACCTCAATGCTCTCACTCAACTGTTGTATCACTCGCTGTGCGGCGCGAGATAGCTGACGAGAAGGGGCGACACGTTCCTACATCAATGCCGTTCGGAAGTAACATCTGGCTAGTAATACAGCTACCAGCAGTACCACGGCTGAGAGCATGGAAGAGGCTCAGCCGGGTCGTAACGCCATTCTTTGCATAGTTACAAGGAGGTTCCCCAGTACGTAATACGCACTGCAATGAATATCCAATAAATGGGAAGGATGGGTACAGGCCACTGAGTTTTCAGTCATGTGATTAAAGCGATAACTTTCTGGGGATCTTTCTCGTCACTACGGCGG includes the following:
- the manX gene encoding PTS mannose transporter subunit IIAB, with the protein product MTIAIIIATHGQAAEQLLNTTEMLLGEQTNVGSIDFIPGENTETLVNKYHNLLSRLSTAEGVLFLTDTWGGSPFNAATRLATTQPDYKVIAGVNVPMLIETFMARDDDPSLEQLIEIALEAGREGVKAYQHQSAAKVDSPTPHLVPAAPSTSQQGVMQFGLVRIDDRLIHGQVATRWTKETKVSRIIVVSDAVAADEVRKTLLKQVAPPGVTAHVVDIAKMLRVYANPKYAGERVMLLFTNPTDVLRVVEGGVKIDSVNIGGIAYREGKTMVTNAVSVDQQDIDAFKQLAAMGIELEVRKVSSDTRVGMMDLLKKR
- a CDS encoding PTS mannose/fructose/sorbose transporter subunit IIC, with translation MEISTLQIVLVFIVACIAGMESILDEFQFHRPLVACTLIGLVLGDIKSGIIIGGTLEMIALGWMNIGAAVAPDAALASIISTILVIAGQQSIGAGIALAIPLAAAGQVFTIIVRTLTVGFQHAADRAANKGQLTSLSWIHVSALFLQAMRIAIPALIVAISVGTSEVQLLLSKIPEVVTNGLNIAGGMIVVVGYAMVINMMRAGYLMPFFYLGFVTAAFTNFNLVALGVIGAVMAILYIQLSPKYNRSAATSPAASQDIDNELD
- a CDS encoding PTS mannose transporter subunit IID, with translation MVDNTQLTEKKLTKSDIRGVFIRSNLFQGSWNFERMQALGFCFSMIPAIKRLYPENNDARRQAIKRHLEFFNTHPYVAAPILGVTLAMEEQRANGAPIDDGAINGIKVGLMGPLAGVGDPIYWGTVRPVFAALGAGIAMSGSLLGPILFFVLFNAVRLLTRYYGIAYGYRKGIDIVKDMGGGFLQKLTEGASILGLFVLGALVNKWTHVNIPLVVSRVPDAAGGETVTTVQNILDQLMPGLVPLLLTFGCMWLLRNKVNALWIIMGFFIIGILGYWSGLLGV
- a CDS encoding DUF986 family protein, with product MTLQTVILGIIVSLCLALAVYSEWLRPLRFPLTQWTIPLRRLSRKDWAIVTVLLLVVFIQQLLRAEGYLNSGLLLGLILLALWYGWIRQPIARVSAEGIVIHGQFIRLAHIQRYHLTAEGSLILTVAGQQVTLSVQHADDLQRLYQHIIAQPNQ